Genomic DNA from Oncorhynchus nerka isolate Pitt River linkage group LG17, Oner_Uvic_2.0, whole genome shotgun sequence:
gcctcagccccagcctcagccccagacaGTGTTggagccccagtctcagccccaacCCCATTTTAAGACAAGGCTTCAGCCTCATCCCCTGATTCCATCCTGACTCAGCCAGTATCCAACGGCAGGCTGTCGGGCCACGGGCGTAGCAACGGGCACGGCATGGGCAACTCCTCCAggaaggaggaggacgaggaagagaaggggaaagggaaggataAGGATGCGGAGAAGGCGAAAgtaatggaggaggagaagaggaggaggaggaagaagaagatgaaGGAGGAGATGGAAGATGACGAGCTGCCCCTAGGGGTGGAAGAAATGCTGGCGAGCGGAGATCCCGTCTTGGATCTGAGCTATAAAAAGTTCCGCAGGTTGCCCGGTGTGGTCTGTGGGCTACGTCACCTGGAGAAGCTGTATGTGTGTCGTAACAGTCTGCGGACCCTCCCGGAGAACATCGTCCAACTAAAGGGCCTCCGCATCCTGGCTCTAGACTTCAACAAGATGGAGAACGTCCCGTTGGCCATCTGTCAGCTCCGTAACCTGACACGTCTCTACCTGGGCTCTAACCGCCTGATGTCTCTCCCTCCAGAACTACGTAACCTTCAGAGTCTTCGCTGCCTCTGGATGGAGAGCAACTATTTCACACGCTTCCCCCGCCAGCTCTACGACTTACCCCACCTCAGGTCCCTTCAGATGGGGGACAACAGGCTGCGGACTCTGCCCCCGGACCTGTGGCGTATGGAGGCTCTGCGAGGGCTGTGGCTCTACGGAAACCGTTTCACCGAGTTCCCCCGTGTCTTACTCCGCATGGTGGATCTGGAGATCTTAGACCTGGACAAGAACAAGATCGAGGTGTTCCCTAATCTGAGCCGGCTCCCCGCCCTCCGCCTCTTCTCCTATGACCACAACCCAGTGGAGGGGCCTCCCGGCGTGGGGGAGGAGGTGCTGCTGGTGGGAGAGGGGGCCCAGGAGGAGCTGCAGGACCGAGTGGACAGGAAGGCTAAGAAGGAGCAGGAGGCGAGGGACGCGGAGGAGGCTGCGCTGGCCGGGGATGGGCCTGTGATCCAGGGCATTCTAAAGACGGCCAAACAGAACAGCGCATCGCACGCAGGGCACAAGCATGACGAGGCCACGCCCCTAaccgaggaggagaggaggaagaaggagatGGAGGCAGAGTTAGAGAAGGCGTTGAACGACTACGGGGCGGGGCTTGAATACGACTTGGAGGGGATAGAATACGAGAAGGAGTTTATATGTGAGGGGGAGGGGTATGATGGCGGGGAGTTGGAGTACGGACGAGGAGATATAGACTATGagtatgatgaggaggaggagctaGAGGAACCAGGAAGACAAGTGGGCCGGTATTGATGACTGACTAACTTCTCCCCCTCCTAAGCCTCTGACTCCTCCTCTCCTAAGCCTCTGACTCCTCCTCTCCTAAGCCTCTGACTCCTCCCCACCTATGTCTAGACTTGTTTGAAATTGCAGCAGACATTGCAGGTGACGGACTGATCTTACAAGTCACCTTGCAAAATAAATCACTACTTAgaattatttgtagatcagtcagtcagtcacaatttacccacAATCCATCACAGATGTGACGCTCTCGGACACAGCCTCTGACTACTGCAACACTCTCAGGGCTATAGGAGGTGATGTGAAGAAAAAACACCCAGGAATTATCTAGCAAGGTTATCAAAAATAGTTTTCATCTGCCTTTCTTAGCTCCAGCTGTCATAACAATGCCCAACTAGAGGGTTGTTGAACTTTTAGTAAATCTTGTGTGAAATGAATTAATGACTAGCCTCCTGAACCTGTGGCTGTAATATGtgacattctctttctctctgtagttAGCATTAGGACAGGGCTGACACTAAATGACTAAACTCATTAGATGTTTTTCTAACTGACCTGTGAAGATATATTAATGCACTGCACGTTGTGGGAATGAAGGCTGGATGGATGATGGCTGGCTGGAAAGCTAGCTGgattgatggatgatggatggatgaatgatggatgatggatacatggatggatgatggatagaggatggatggatgatggatagacaggatggatggatagatggatggatgatggctatatggatgtatggatgaatagatgatggatggatgatggatagacaggatggatggatgaatagatgatggatggatgatggataggcaggatggatggatgatggatagacaggatggatggatgacggatagatggctggatggatggatgactggCTGGCAGTGGCATCTTTGCCAACTCTGCAAAGTGGCAGGACTCAGGtgatgctgtgtgtatgtgtgtgtgtgtgtgcgcgcgttttGAAGTGGGGGTGAACATATTACCTTGTAATGTGATACAGTTTGTTTGGTCAATTTCGTTATGTGTGCAAAGGAAACCTAATCTCGCCTCATTAAATAATGATTGAGTTTATCAGGCTGGAGTCAATCATTCATTCACAGGCAGACCAGGGTAGcatttcaaatggcaccctattccctatatagtgcactacgtttgcccagggccccatagggtagcacactatatagggaatagggtgtgtcAATCATTCATTCACAGGCAGACCAGGGTAGcatttcaaatggcaccctattccctatatagtgcactacgtttgcccagggccccatagggtagcacactatatagggaatagggtgtgtcAATCATTCATTCACAGGCAGACCAGGGTAGcatttcaaatggcaccctattccctatatagtgcactacgtttgcccagggccccatagggtagcacactatatagggaataggtgtgTCAATCATTCATTCACAGGCAGACCAGGGTAGcatttcaaatggcaccctattccctatatagtgcactacgtttgcccagggccccatagggtagcacactatatagggaatagggtgtgtcAATCATTCATTCACAGGCAGACCAGGGTAGcatttcaaatggcaccctattccctatatagtgcactacgtttgcccagggccccatagggtagcacactatatagggaatagggtgtgtcAATCATTCATTCACAGGCAGACCAGGGTAGcatttcaaatggcaccctattccctatatagtgcactacgtttgcccagggccccatagggtagcacactatatagggaatagggtgtgatttggaaCACCACCAGGAAGACCAGAGACCAGTATGAGAGTAAGagcgctgatctaggatcagattagtCATTTAGATCAGATTGTATCAGATTATGTGGAGAAGGGGtgacctggtcctagatcagatTGTATCAGATTATATGGAGAAGGGGtgacctggtcctagatcagatTGTATCAGATTATATGGAGAAGGGGtgacctggtcctagatcagatTGTATCAGATTATATGGAGAAGGGGtgacctggtcctagatcagatTGTATCAGATTATATGGAGAAGGGGtgacctggtcctagatcagatTGTATCAGATTATATGGAGAAGGGGTGACTTGGTCCTAGATCAGATTGTATCAGATTATATGGAGAAGGGGtgacctggtcctagatcagcactcctactctgaagaTAAAACGGATTACATGGACCAGGAGAGATCTGATCCTAGGTAGGTCCATATAGGCCTAGTCAGTGGAATATATAAAACAGCCACATGTAATTAAAGACAACTAactattttttccccctcactgtctttGTAAATGTGTCCATTATTTGTTGGTTCTATCAACCATTGTGTCTTGTTTGAAGACAGTGACTCTGTGGGCTTTGCCTGTATACATACCATTAGTATAATTTGTACAGTATTCGTTACCATCCTTAACAAGACTTCCACCCCCTCCTTCCTTCTGCCAGTGGCAGTGTATTATCAGTACTCTCCTGGGTATGACTGtgccaagagagagagggggggggggggcagggaagagagagaggggtgggagagagacgggagggatagacagaaagggagagagagagagcaagggtaagagagaaagggagaggggggaaaaattggatagagaaagggagagagaagagaggggtgattAGCTAcctcggggagagagagaggttaatagCTTcctcggacagagagagagagagcgcgcgagagagagaggttaatagCTGcctcggacagagagagagagagagagaggtatagagggagacaggaggagagagagagagagagagaggtatagagggagacaggaggaggagagagagagaggtatagagggagacaggaggagggagagagagagaggtatagagggagacaggaggagagaggtatagagggagacaggaggagagagagagagagaggtatagagggagacaggaggagagagagagagagagaggtatagagggagacaggaggagagagagagaggtatagagggagacaggaggagagagagagaggtatagagggagacaggaggagagagaggtatagagggagacaggaggagagagagagagaggtatagagggagacaggaggagagagagagagaggtatagagggagacaggaggagagagagagagaggtatagagggagacaggaggagagagagagagaggtatagagggagacaggaggagagagagagagaggtatagagggagacaggaggagagagagagagaggtatagagggagacaggaggagagagagagaggtatagagggagacaggaggagagagagagaggtatagagggagacaggaggagagagagagagaggtatagagggagacaggaggagagagagagagaggtatagagggagacaggaggagagagagagagaggtatagagggagacaggaggagagaggtatagagggagacaggagagagagagagagagagagaggtatagagggagacaggaggagagagagagagatgtatagagggagacaggaggagagagagagagagatatagagggagacaggaggagagagagagatatatagagggagacaggaggagagagagagaggggtatagagggagacaggaggagagagagagaggggtatagagggagacaggaggagagagagagaggtagagggagacaggaggagagagagagagaggtagagggagacaggaggagagagagagaggtagagggagacaggaggagagagagagagaggtatagagggagacaggaggagagagagagagaggtatagagggagacaggaggagagaggtatagagggagacaggaggagagagagagagatatagagggagacaggaggagagagagagatatatagagggagacaggagagagagagagggggtatagagggagacaggaggagagagagagaggggtatagagggagacaggaggagagagagagaggtagagggagacaggaggagagagagagagaggtatagagggagacaggaggagagagagagagaggtatagagggagacaggaggagagagagaggtatagagggagacaggaggagagagagagagaggtatagagggagacaggaggagagagagagaggtatagagggagacaggaggagagagagagatgtatagagggagacaggaggagagagagagagagatatagagggagacaggaggagagagagagagatataggggagacaggaggagagagagagagaggtatagagggagacaggaggagagagagagagaggtatagagggagccaggaggagagagagaggggtatagagggagacaggaggagagagagagagagaggtagagggagacaggaggagagagagagagagggagacaggaggagagagagagagagagagagagggagacaggaggagagagagaggtatagagggagacaggaggagagagagagagatatagagggagacaggaggagagagagagagagagagagagagagaggtatagagggagacaggaggagagaggtgaataGTTGCTTGTGGTACTTCTCCATAAAAGGCGTTTCGAGGGAGACACGTTTTAAACACGAGATGGAATGTCACCAAGAAAACAAGGGAGTGTAGAGAGACGCTATGGAGGTACAGTAAGGATCCAAACTAGCACCCTATAGtctgagccctattccctgttgtcctggtccaaagtagtgcactattaactAGATAGTCTgagccctattcc
This window encodes:
- the LOC115124993 gene encoding leucine-rich repeat-containing protein 10B-like, which codes for MGNSSRKEEDEEEKGKGKDKDAEKAKVMEEEKRRRRKKKMKEEMEDDELPLGVEEMLASGDPVLDLSYKKFRRLPGVVCGLRHLEKLYVCRNSLRTLPENIVQLKGLRILALDFNKMENVPLAICQLRNLTRLYLGSNRLMSLPPELRNLQSLRCLWMESNYFTRFPRQLYDLPHLRSLQMGDNRLRTLPPDLWRMEALRGLWLYGNRFTEFPRVLLRMVDLEILDLDKNKIEVFPNLSRLPALRLFSYDHNPVEGPPGVGEEVLLVGEGAQEELQDRVDRKAKKEQEARDAEEAALAGDGPVIQGILKTAKQNSASHAGHKHDEATPLTEEERRKKEMEAELEKALNDYGAGLEYDLEGIEYEKEFICEGEGYDGGELEYGRGDIDYEYDEEEELEEPGRQVGRY